A stretch of Arctopsyche grandis isolate Sample6627 chromosome 9, ASM5162203v2, whole genome shotgun sequence DNA encodes these proteins:
- the LOC143916829 gene encoding kelch-like protein 7 translates to MLVVKPKSDFAAKRVEYLYDAMKQNKKCDTGFTVRDRNFPAHLIVLMACSEFFGTNEGLVEGIMSTFDFEVIEAILKYCYTGEINIGEKHRKKLLELANLLEVKIPPQFKTVNVSNCLRVLKHTDDSELKTRAMDLTLENFKTLHKTRDFLKLPASNVIEILKSDDLNVPSEEDVFNAVKLWVNHELANRKIELVHLMSSVRFSLLSTEFLINEVMTFCISCTECMIPVRQAIIDKSNQSLIQKKTTRGKKEKIALVGGLDYTIANTIDIYDGQTNSWSLSKDIGIKKGYFPSVIVGDWMVIIGGFSSGSLTTVEYIDMKNGQKHPLKPLNKARRSLSAVKLRRNSSTDVYAIAGDSSMQSVERWNSKNGDWEIIAPLLLGIYYQSASVINDKIFVTGGLKYENGKLIPTNKVQMYSVETNSWTYGTPMINARSYHSSAVFKGKLFVAGGYDTQIESRLDSVEHYDPIANVWTAFTKLPKPASGISLCCFQNKLLSMGGCNTVRSGFAYFSDVWEYNETSQTWKASQSLSKARDSSIAHVIPYDSII, encoded by the exons ATGTTAGTAGTGAAGCCGAAATCTGATTTTGCTGCAAAACGGGTGGAGTATTTGTATGATGCCATGAAACAAAATAAGAAATGCGACACCGGTTTTACTGTTCGAGACCGAAA CTTCCCAGCGCACTTGATCGTCCTAATGGCGTGCAGCGAATTCTTTGGGACAAACGAAGGTCTAGTGGAGGGTATTATGTCAACATTTGACTTTGAAGTTATTGAAGCAATCCTGAAGTATTGCTACACAGGAGAAATAA aCATAGGAGAAAAACACCGCAAAAAATTGCTGGAGCTAGCCAATCTACTAGAAGTGAAAATTCCACCACAATTTAAAACAGTCAATGTTTCAAACTGCTTGAGAGTTTTGAAACATACGGATGATTCCGAATTGAAGACCAGGGCAATGGATTTGACACTGGAAAATTTTAAGACG CTGCACAAAACACGAGATTTTCTCAAACTACCAGCCTCCAACGTGATCGAAATCTTGAAATCGGACGATTTGAACGTGCCTTCCGAAGAAGACGTATTCAATGCTGTGAAATTATGGGTAAATCATGAATTGGCAAATCGTAAAATTGAATTGGTACACCTGATGAGTTCCGTGAGGTTTTCCTTGCTTTCGACGGAG TTTCTCATCAACGAAGTAATGACGTTCTGCATTTCGTGTACAGAGTGTATGATCCCTGTTAGACAAGCAATCATAGACAAAAGTAATCAATCTTTAATCCAAAAAAAGACCACACgtggaaaaaaagaaaaaatagcaCTTGTTGGAGGGTTAGACTACACT ATAGCAAATACCATCGATATTTATGATGGACAAACGAATAGTTGGTCTCTGTCCAAAGACATTGGAATTAAAAAGGGCTATTTTCCGTCTGTCATCGTAGGTGATTGGATGGTTATTATCGGCGGGTTTAGCAGTGGATCACTGACTACA gTGGAATACATTGATATGAAAAATGGTCAGAAACATCCTTTGAAACCGTTAAACAAAGCTCGTCGCAGTTTATCAGCAGTGAAACTTCGTCGCAATTCGTCCACGGATGTTTACGCTATTGCTGGTGATAGTTCTATGCAATCAGTGGAAAG GTGGAACAGCAAGAATGGGGATTGGGAGATCATAGCGCCATTGTTGCTGGGTATTTATTATCAGAGTGCTTCTGTAATCAATGACAAAATATTTGTAACAGGCGGGCTTAAATATGAAAATGGAAAGTTAATACCTACAAATAAAGTGCAGATGTATTCAGTGGAGACCAATTCGTGGACTTACGGCACTCCGATGATTAATGCCAGAAGTTATCATTCG AGTGCTGTATTCAAAGGCAAACTTTTCGTCGCTGGTGGCTATGATACGCAAATTGAGTCTCGTTTAGACAGTGTCGAGCATTACGATCCGATTGCTAACGTGTGGACAGCATTCACCAAACTACCAAAACCTGCATCCGGAATCAGTCTCTGCTGTTTCCAAAACAAACTACTGAGCATGG GTGGATGTAACACTGTACGTAGTGGATTTGCTTATTTTAGTGATGTTTGGGAATACAACGAAACAAGCCAAACTTGGAAAGCTTCACAGAGTCTCAGCAAAGCGAGAGATAGTTCGATTGCACATGTCATTCCATATGATTCAATTATTTGA